A genomic segment from Legionella quinlivanii encodes:
- a CDS encoding InlB B-repeat-containing protein, which translates to MSGHKVHLLIHALLGLLSLLFISSVQAATPLWTFIPQTPVELTLTNSAGAEVIYTVQNQSVRPKTLVMMPIAGITQNDVCQLPGKGTCTLKLSIQGNALKGDVLGGPILCQQGDPNQCYQPAPVYSLKIHLVNQPPVQQFTVTPSAGPNGSITPDTPQVVNPGSNLVFMATPAAGFAVKQWLLDGVVAQNGGTSFQLNNIDANHRLEVVFGQYFAYVTNDFSSGANNVTRCGLDAGGNFIDCTIVGSGFTNPIGLVFNPEGTRVYVANFGAANTVRKCDIGINGILLNCIDSAAIFNNPVGVAINPQGTKIYVTNNLMDNVSRCDLDTNGNLINCTITALINFPRGIVFNPAGTKVYVTNNTNVTRCDVVGFNGDLVNCTLVGFGLVLPVGITFNASGTRLYTVSGPNFLTGEINRFDVDANGDLGNPAVAGTAGTTSRFIALNADQTIAYVTNASNDNVTKCEIDINGNFTNCSVTGFNMDGATGLQLVVQ; encoded by the coding sequence ATGTCGGGACACAAGGTACATTTATTAATCCATGCCTTATTGGGATTGTTATCGCTGCTTTTCATTTCATCCGTGCAGGCTGCAACGCCTCTGTGGACATTTATACCACAAACACCAGTTGAGCTGACACTGACTAACAGCGCTGGCGCTGAAGTGATTTATACCGTGCAAAATCAGTCTGTTCGCCCGAAAACCCTGGTGATGATGCCGATTGCCGGTATAACGCAAAACGACGTTTGCCAGTTACCGGGAAAAGGGACATGTACTTTAAAATTGAGTATTCAGGGTAATGCATTAAAGGGTGATGTTTTAGGCGGGCCAATATTATGCCAGCAAGGCGATCCCAACCAGTGTTATCAACCGGCTCCTGTCTATTCACTCAAAATCCATTTGGTAAACCAGCCGCCCGTACAGCAATTTACTGTGACGCCGTCTGCCGGACCTAATGGCAGCATCACACCTGATACACCTCAGGTGGTTAATCCCGGCAGTAATCTGGTATTCATGGCGACCCCTGCTGCTGGATTTGCAGTTAAGCAATGGTTGCTCGATGGGGTGGTTGCTCAGAATGGCGGTACCAGTTTCCAGTTAAATAACATTGACGCCAATCATCGCCTTGAAGTGGTTTTCGGCCAGTATTTTGCCTATGTCACGAATGATTTTAGCTCAGGTGCAAATAATGTCACTCGCTGTGGATTGGATGCCGGTGGTAATTTTATCGACTGTACTATAGTTGGTTCGGGATTTACAAATCCTATTGGCCTGGTATTCAATCCGGAGGGAACGCGAGTATATGTGGCGAATTTTGGTGCTGCCAACACAGTTAGGAAGTGTGATATAGGTATAAATGGTATTTTGCTAAATTGTATTGATTCAGCTGCAATATTCAATAACCCGGTTGGTGTTGCAATTAATCCACAGGGCACAAAAATCTATGTAACTAATAATCTTATGGATAATGTTTCTCGATGCGATTTGGACACTAATGGTAATTTGATTAACTGTACAATTACGGCCCTAATCAATTTTCCCAGAGGCATTGTGTTTAATCCTGCAGGCACAAAAGTGTATGTAACAAATAATACTAACGTGACACGCTGTGATGTTGTGGGGTTTAACGGCGATTTAGTAAATTGTACCCTGGTTGGATTCGGACTTGTTTTACCTGTAGGGATTACATTTAATGCTAGCGGAACCCGGCTTTACACTGTGAGTGGCCCGAATTTTCTTACAGGCGAGATAAATCGGTTTGATGTGGATGCCAATGGTGATCTTGGTAATCCAGCTGTGGCAGGTACGGCCGGTACTACTTCCCGATTCATTGCTCTAAACGCCGATCAGACAATAGCTTATGTAACGAATGCATCAAATGATAATGTTACGAAATGTGAGATTGACATTAATGGAAATTTTACAAATTGTTCAGTAACGGGTTTTAATATGGATGGCGCGACGGGTTTACAGCTGGTTGTTCAGTAG